One region of Pseudomonas alvandae genomic DNA includes:
- a CDS encoding ABC transporter substrate-binding protein has protein sequence MKRIALKLGLVSLLAFGANLNAAENSLRIGIEAAYPPFASKTPDNAIVGFDYDIGQALCAEMKVRCDWIEQEFDGLIPALKVKKVDAVISSMSITPERMKSVDFTNRYYRIPARLVFRKGSGISEIPSQLKGKRIGVQRATNFDRYVTDKFAPAGAEVIRYGSQNEIFLDLLGGRLDATMASSVVIDESLLKRPEGKDFEFVGPNFVEEQYFGTGIGIAVRKNDPLASRFNQALATIRANGTYDRIRQKYFDFDIYGE, from the coding sequence ATCAAACGCATTGCACTCAAGCTGGGCCTCGTCTCGTTGCTGGCGTTCGGCGCCAACCTGAACGCCGCGGAAAACTCGTTGCGCATCGGCATCGAAGCGGCCTATCCACCGTTCGCCTCGAAAACCCCGGACAACGCCATCGTCGGTTTTGACTACGACATCGGCCAGGCCCTCTGCGCCGAAATGAAGGTTCGCTGCGACTGGATAGAACAGGAGTTCGACGGCTTGATCCCGGCACTCAAGGTGAAGAAGGTCGACGCGGTGATTTCTTCCATGTCGATCACGCCGGAGCGCATGAAATCGGTCGACTTCACCAACCGTTACTACCGCATCCCGGCCCGCCTGGTGTTTCGCAAGGGCAGCGGCATCAGCGAGATTCCCTCGCAGCTCAAGGGCAAGCGGATCGGCGTGCAGCGGGCGACCAACTTCGATCGCTACGTCACCGACAAATTTGCCCCGGCGGGCGCCGAAGTAATCCGCTATGGTTCGCAGAACGAAATCTTCCTCGACCTGCTGGGCGGCCGCCTGGACGCAACGATGGCCAGCTCGGTGGTGATCGACGAAAGCTTGCTCAAGCGCCCGGAAGGCAAGGATTTTGAATTTGTTGGCCCGAATTTCGTCGAAGAACAATACTTCGGCACGGGCATTGGCATTGCGGTGCGCAAGAACGATCCGCTGGCGAGCCGTTTCAACCAGGCCCTGGCAACCATCCGCGCCAATGGCACCTATGACCGGATTCGCCAGAAGTATTTCGATTTCGATATCTACGGCGAATAA
- a CDS encoding L,D-transpeptidase family protein, translating to MFKKSACYLSLLLLVAPLVATAEDGDPAQAQTTLAQLSVNCPELTGGVDFPTVMSLQALYQQNAGQAIWTDDGRLQALQTQLQQLADDGLDPARYDLPDEGRYANAACTDIAISQRYLQALHELRFGHLPQNRLEPIWKANPQLPDRQAMVLHFAVAGLQDPAEAFELARPSLALYRDLRELYARQRQQPLANWQSVPSGPLLQPDKRDARVPALARRLFNEGYLSVPPLDADEHYSASLVEAMKSFQLHHSLQADGVVGPWTVTELNISPAMRREQLRINLERMRWLAQDLEPDSVLVNVAAAQLTVYQGGAPVWQTRTQVGRAERQTPLIKSRITRLTLNPTWTIPPTIMREDKLPEIRRDPEFLARHNLKVLDRDGLPLAVENIDWEHPGDLMLRQDAGAKNPLGKLVVRFPNPFSVYLHDTPSQALFSKGPRAFSSGCVRIEQVMHLRDLLVTPAERTRTDTLLASELTHEFRLAKPLPILLGYWTVQADSQGQAVYIPDIYQRDVALSTAGQRAL from the coding sequence TTGTTCAAAAAGTCCGCATGTTACCTGAGCCTTTTATTGCTCGTTGCGCCATTGGTCGCTACGGCCGAGGACGGCGATCCGGCCCAGGCGCAAACCACACTGGCGCAACTGTCGGTCAATTGCCCCGAATTGACCGGTGGCGTCGACTTTCCGACGGTGATGAGCCTGCAGGCGCTTTACCAGCAAAACGCAGGCCAGGCGATCTGGACGGACGACGGGCGGTTGCAGGCGTTGCAAACCCAGCTACAGCAACTGGCCGATGACGGACTCGATCCGGCCCGTTACGACCTGCCGGACGAGGGCCGTTACGCCAACGCGGCCTGTACCGACATCGCCATCAGCCAACGCTACCTGCAAGCCCTGCATGAATTGCGTTTCGGCCATCTGCCACAGAATCGCCTGGAGCCGATCTGGAAAGCCAATCCCCAGTTGCCGGACCGGCAGGCCATGGTGTTGCATTTCGCCGTGGCGGGCCTGCAAGACCCGGCAGAGGCTTTCGAGTTGGCGCGGCCGAGCCTGGCGCTTTATCGCGACCTGCGCGAACTCTACGCGAGACAACGACAGCAGCCCCTGGCGAACTGGCAATCGGTGCCCAGCGGCCCCTTGTTGCAACCGGACAAGCGCGACGCCCGCGTACCGGCCCTGGCCCGGCGCCTGTTCAACGAAGGCTACCTCAGCGTGCCGCCACTCGACGCCGATGAGCATTACAGCGCGAGCCTCGTGGAGGCGATGAAAAGCTTCCAGCTTCATCATTCACTGCAAGCCGATGGGGTCGTCGGGCCCTGGACCGTCACCGAACTGAATATCAGCCCAGCCATGCGCCGCGAGCAGTTGCGCATCAACCTGGAGCGCATGCGTTGGCTGGCCCAGGACCTGGAGCCCGATAGCGTGCTGGTCAACGTGGCGGCGGCGCAACTGACGGTCTACCAGGGCGGCGCGCCCGTGTGGCAAACCCGCACCCAGGTGGGGCGTGCCGAACGCCAGACACCCTTGATCAAATCGCGCATCACTCGCCTGACGCTCAACCCCACGTGGACCATCCCGCCGACGATCATGCGTGAAGACAAACTGCCCGAGATTCGCCGCGACCCGGAGTTTCTCGCCCGGCATAACCTCAAGGTGCTCGATCGGGATGGCTTGCCGCTGGCGGTGGAAAATATCGATTGGGAACATCCTGGCGACCTGATGCTGCGCCAGGATGCCGGTGCGAAAAACCCGCTCGGAAAATTGGTGGTCCGCTTTCCCAATCCGTTCTCGGTGTACCTGCATGACACACCCAGCCAGGCGCTGTTCAGCAAGGGCCCGCGGGCGTTCAGTTCGGGCTGCGTGCGTATCGAGCAAGTCATGCACCTGCGGGACCTGTTGGTGACTCCTGCCGAGCGCACCCGGACCGATACGTTGCTGGCCAGCGAGCTGACTCATGAATTCAGGCTGGCCAAGCCCCTGCCGATCCTGCTGGGTTATTGGACGGTGCAGGCGGACAGCCAGGGTCAGGCCGTGTACATCCCGGATATCTATCAACGGGATGTCGCGTTGTCCACGGCTGGCCAGCGTGCACTCTGA
- a CDS encoding GlcG/HbpS family heme-binding protein, whose product MKTKAVLTEQDVAQLLVAAKELAHQRQWAVSVCVVDDGGHPLGLLRLDGASPLSAYIATEKARTAAMGRRDSKVFEDMINGGRLAFLSAPHLQGMLEGGVTIRHDGECIGAIGVSGVKAEEDAELARLAVETVLPVITPDA is encoded by the coding sequence ATGAAAACCAAAGCGGTACTCACCGAGCAGGATGTTGCTCAGTTGCTGGTGGCGGCAAAGGAGCTGGCTCACCAGCGCCAATGGGCCGTATCGGTCTGCGTGGTAGACGATGGCGGGCATCCCTTGGGGCTGCTGCGCCTGGACGGTGCCTCGCCCTTATCGGCCTACATCGCGACCGAAAAAGCCCGCACCGCCGCCATGGGCCGGCGTGACAGCAAGGTCTTCGAAGACATGATCAACGGCGGTCGCCTGGCCTTCCTGAGCGCCCCGCACTTGCAAGGCATGCTCGAAGGTGGCGTGACCATCCGCCACGATGGCGAGTGCATTGGTGCCATCGGGGTTTCCGGGGTGAAGGCCGAAGAGGATGCGGAACTGGCACGGTTGGCCGTGGAGACCGTGTTGCCGGTGATTACGCCGGATGCTTGA
- a CDS encoding MFS transporter: MSHSHSSDPRQRWRALIVLCLGVLMIVLDGTVVNVALPSIKDNLQFNDTNLAWVVNAYLLTFGGFLLLGGRLGDLYGHRRLFTLGLAAFTLASLACGLAPSQSWLITARAVQGLGGAVVTAVALSLIMDLFTEPGERARAMGVYSFVCAAGGSIGVLLGGLLTDLLSWRWIFLVNLPVGLIVLALSLKLLPAVRTEGNGQLDVAGAVTATLSLMIAVYAVVNGNERGWTSLHTLGLLAASALLMLGFILLERRIAHPLIPMSLFRLHNLRTANLLAVLWAASMFAWFFLSALYLQLVLGYTPMQVGLAFLPANVIMAIFSLGLSARLVMRYGTRTPLAAGLLLAAIGLALFARAPLDGQFVGDVLPGMLLLGLGAGMAFNPMLLAAMSDVEPKDSGLASGVVNTSFMMGGSVGLAVLASIAAYRTKTAASDLAPLVALNDGYQIAFLIGAAFALTAAVLAGLLLRSTTTGQQAKVDSAAHPAP, translated from the coding sequence ATGTCGCATTCACATTCCTCTGACCCGCGCCAGCGCTGGCGCGCATTGATCGTCTTGTGCCTGGGCGTGCTGATGATCGTGCTCGACGGTACGGTGGTGAACGTCGCCCTGCCCTCGATCAAGGACAACCTGCAATTCAACGACACCAACCTGGCCTGGGTCGTCAATGCCTACTTACTGACCTTTGGCGGCTTCCTGCTGCTCGGCGGTCGCCTCGGCGACCTCTATGGCCACCGCCGGCTGTTTACCCTGGGATTGGCGGCGTTCACCCTCGCGTCGCTGGCCTGCGGACTGGCGCCATCGCAGTCATGGTTGATCACTGCCCGTGCGGTTCAAGGCCTCGGCGGTGCGGTGGTCACGGCGGTGGCCTTGTCGTTGATCATGGACTTGTTCACGGAGCCCGGCGAGCGTGCCAGGGCGATGGGCGTGTACAGTTTCGTCTGTGCTGCGGGCGGCAGTATTGGTGTGCTGTTGGGTGGTTTGCTGACCGATCTGCTGAGTTGGCGTTGGATCTTCCTGGTCAACCTGCCTGTCGGCCTGATCGTCCTGGCCCTGTCTCTCAAGTTGTTGCCCGCCGTGCGTACCGAAGGCAACGGACAACTGGATGTTGCCGGCGCGGTGACCGCCACCCTGTCGTTGATGATCGCCGTGTACGCCGTGGTCAACGGCAATGAGCGGGGCTGGACCTCCCTCCACACGCTGGGCCTGTTGGCAGCCTCGGCCTTGTTGATGCTGGGCTTCATCCTGCTCGAACGCCGGATTGCGCATCCCTTGATCCCGATGAGCCTGTTTCGCCTGCATAACCTGCGCACCGCCAATCTGCTCGCCGTGCTCTGGGCCGCGTCGATGTTCGCCTGGTTTTTCCTGTCGGCGCTCTACCTGCAATTGGTGCTGGGCTATACGCCGATGCAAGTGGGATTGGCGTTCCTGCCAGCCAACGTGATCATGGCGATTTTTTCCCTGGGTCTGTCCGCGCGGCTGGTGATGCGCTACGGCACACGAACGCCGTTGGCGGCAGGCCTGCTGCTCGCCGCCATCGGCCTGGCACTGTTCGCACGGGCACCGCTGGACGGCCAGTTCGTCGGCGATGTTCTGCCGGGCATGTTGCTGCTGGGGTTGGGCGCGGGGATGGCGTTCAATCCGATGTTGCTCGCGGCGATGAGCGACGTGGAACCCAAGGATTCCGGCCTGGCATCAGGCGTCGTCAATACATCGTTCATGATGGGCGGCTCCGTGGGCCTGGCGGTGCTGGCAAGCATTGCCGCGTACCGGACCAAGACGGCCGCGTCCGATCTCGCGCCGCTGGTTGCGCTCAACGACGGGTACCAGATAGCGTTTTTGATCGGCGCAGCGTTCGCGCTGACCGCAGCCGTACTGGCGGGCCTGCTGCTGCGAAGCACCACGACGGGACAGCAGGCGAAGGTCGACTCCGCAGCCCACCCTGCCCCTTGA
- a CDS encoding LysE family translocator, with protein sequence MDQLLPFALFAFVASITPGPTNILVLSHSSRFGLTTTWPIILGACAAAALLVLVVGTGLGDVLARHATIQTVLSWAGIAWLSWMAWQIFSAPAEAIDPDKPVEGPRLGLAGAAGLQLVNPKTWMMALAVVSVFAGAEADRTVRVLWLSLAFFAISIPCMTAWAYLGRGAARFCRSAVAMGRFNRVMAVLLLVSAWLTLVV encoded by the coding sequence ATGGACCAGTTGCTGCCGTTTGCCTTGTTTGCCTTTGTCGCCTCCATCACCCCGGGCCCGACCAATATCCTGGTGTTGAGCCACAGTTCTCGCTTTGGCCTGACGACCACCTGGCCGATCATCCTCGGCGCCTGTGCTGCCGCTGCGTTGCTGGTATTGGTGGTCGGCACCGGCTTGGGGGACGTGCTGGCCCGGCACGCGACGATCCAGACCGTTTTGTCCTGGGCAGGCATCGCCTGGCTGAGCTGGATGGCCTGGCAGATTTTCAGCGCGCCCGCCGAGGCCATTGACCCCGACAAACCGGTGGAAGGCCCCCGGCTGGGCCTGGCGGGGGCCGCCGGGTTGCAACTGGTGAACCCGAAAACCTGGATGATGGCGTTGGCGGTGGTCAGTGTATTCGCCGGCGCCGAGGCGGACCGTACCGTACGCGTGCTCTGGCTGTCCCTGGCGTTCTTTGCGATATCCATTCCCTGCATGACGGCCTGGGCCTACCTGGGGCGCGGTGCCGCGAGGTTCTGCCGTTCCGCCGTGGCGATGGGGCGCTTCAACCGTGTCATGGCGGTGTTGCTGCTGGTGTCGGCGTGGTTGACGCTGGTGGTCTGA
- a CDS encoding murein L,D-transpeptidase catalytic domain family protein translates to MTGLGILCSPALAEKLNAQPLYNSLAHAAPELNPQALKSALSAMQCAVANGARQARHLAVIDYSQPSTARRLWIFDLRQKKLVLRDLVAHGQKSGENFATQFSNRLGSYQSSLGLFRTQESYQGTHGYSLRMDGLEPGFNDQARDRAIVIHAADYVNPLWSVRQGRIGRSQGCPAVRPQVARQVIDKLKGGQFMFSWYPDPAWLKRSPYLNCQPQQVASILATSGG, encoded by the coding sequence GTGACCGGCCTTGGCATCCTGTGCAGCCCGGCGCTGGCCGAAAAACTCAACGCCCAGCCGCTTTACAACAGCCTCGCCCACGCCGCGCCGGAACTCAATCCCCAAGCGCTGAAAAGTGCCCTGAGTGCGATGCAGTGCGCAGTTGCCAACGGTGCTCGACAGGCTCGCCATCTGGCGGTGATCGACTATTCGCAACCTTCGACGGCCCGGCGCTTGTGGATCTTCGACCTGCGCCAGAAAAAGCTGGTCCTGCGTGATCTCGTGGCCCACGGGCAGAAATCCGGGGAAAACTTCGCCACCCAGTTTTCCAACCGACTGGGCAGCTATCAATCGAGCCTGGGGCTGTTCCGCACCCAGGAAAGCTACCAGGGCACCCACGGCTACTCGCTGCGCATGGATGGCCTGGAACCCGGATTCAATGACCAGGCGCGCGACCGGGCGATCGTCATCCACGCCGCTGACTACGTGAATCCGCTCTGGAGCGTGCGCCAGGGGCGCATCGGCCGCAGCCAGGGCTGTCCCGCCGTGCGTCCGCAAGTGGCGCGGCAAGTGATAGACAAGCTCAAGGGCGGGCAATTCATGTTTTCCTGGTACCCGGACCCGGCGTGGCTCAAGCGCTCGCCCTATCTCAATTGCCAGCCGCAGCAGGTGGCGAGCATCCTCGCGACTAGCGGGGGCTAG
- a CDS encoding AraC family transcriptional regulator codes for MTARNWIDLKQDATSGIETVRAHFEGHAYDPHWHDAYLVGVTEQGVQQFHCRRQQHNSTPGKVFLLEPGELHDGNAPHEHGFTYRTLYLEPHWLERELRSLFDEAPDNAQLGFAATLNDDARLASATATAFQSLHEQDILIVRQTALDTLLANLTQHLHWRARINPDPRLPLVAQQARDYLHSHLSEDIGLDDLARATGVDRFRLSRAFKAAFGLAPHAYLIQLRLARARRLLACGESAVAVAAMLGFADQSHLGRWFQRAYRMSPADYRKRCSIVPD; via the coding sequence ATGACCGCGCGCAACTGGATCGATCTCAAGCAGGACGCCACGTCCGGCATCGAGACCGTGCGCGCGCATTTCGAGGGGCATGCCTACGATCCGCATTGGCACGATGCCTACCTGGTGGGCGTGACGGAGCAGGGCGTGCAACAGTTCCATTGCCGAAGGCAGCAACACAACAGCACACCGGGCAAAGTGTTCCTGCTCGAACCCGGCGAACTGCATGACGGAAACGCACCCCACGAACATGGTTTCACCTACCGCACGTTGTACCTCGAACCGCACTGGCTCGAGCGCGAGCTGCGCTCCTTGTTCGATGAAGCGCCGGACAATGCCCAGCTGGGCTTTGCCGCCACCCTGAATGATGACGCGCGTCTGGCGAGCGCCACCGCCACGGCTTTCCAGAGCCTGCACGAGCAAGACATTCTGATCGTCCGCCAGACCGCCCTCGATACGCTGCTGGCGAACCTCACCCAACACTTGCACTGGCGCGCACGGATCAATCCCGACCCGCGCCTGCCGTTGGTTGCGCAGCAGGCCCGCGACTATCTGCATAGCCACCTGAGCGAAGACATCGGCCTCGACGACCTGGCGCGGGCCACCGGTGTCGATCGTTTTCGCCTGAGCCGCGCGTTCAAGGCCGCTTTCGGCCTGGCGCCCCATGCCTACCTGATCCAGCTGCGCCTGGCGCGGGCGCGGCGGTTGCTGGCCTGTGGTGAAAGCGCCGTGGCGGTGGCGGCCATGCTCGGCTTCGCCGACCAGAGTCACTTGGGCCGCTGGTTCCAGCGCGCCTATCGCATGAGCCCGGCGGACTACCGCAAGCGCTGCTCAATTGTTCCAGACTGA
- a CDS encoding TetR/AcrR family transcriptional regulator, which produces MSSTEENSSSSPAPRRRLARADRQRQLLDVAWRLVREEGSEALTLARLAEQAGVTKPIVYDHFVTRSGLLAALYQDFDARQTALMDAALEASEPILESRSQVIADAFVECVLLQGREIPGVSAALSSSPELELIKREYERIFLDKCRSVLEPFAGNGRLSQASLRAMLGAAEALSDAAANGDISADEAKQELFVTIVAMVERAAGTSSS; this is translated from the coding sequence ATGTCAAGCACCGAAGAAAATTCATCGTCTTCCCCGGCGCCCCGTCGACGCCTGGCCCGCGCGGATCGCCAACGGCAATTGTTGGATGTCGCCTGGCGGCTGGTGCGCGAGGAGGGCAGCGAAGCACTGACGCTCGCCCGGCTCGCGGAACAGGCTGGCGTGACCAAGCCGATCGTCTACGATCATTTCGTCACTCGATCAGGGCTTTTGGCCGCGCTGTACCAGGATTTCGATGCGCGCCAGACGGCGCTGATGGACGCAGCGCTCGAGGCCAGCGAGCCCATTCTGGAAAGTCGTTCGCAGGTGATTGCCGATGCCTTCGTCGAGTGCGTGCTGCTTCAGGGCAGGGAAATTCCCGGCGTCAGCGCAGCCCTGAGCAGTTCACCGGAGCTGGAGCTCATCAAGCGGGAATACGAAAGAATCTTCCTGGATAAATGCCGGTCGGTACTGGAGCCGTTCGCCGGGAACGGGCGTCTTTCCCAAGCGAGCCTGCGGGCGATGCTGGGGGCGGCGGAGGCGTTGTCCGATGCGGCGGCCAATGGGGACATCAGCGCGGACGAGGCCAAGCAGGAGTTGTTCGTGACCATCGTTGCGATGGTCGAGCGGGCTGCTGGAACTTCCTCAAGCTGA
- a CDS encoding RidA family protein, with translation MTIQRIESNPRLSRSVVHNGVAWLSGIVAADCSQDIQGQTRQVLQRVDELLAASGTDKRRLLSVQIWMKDMGRDFAAMNALWSDWVDAANTPARATAQVAFDDPQILLELIVTAAV, from the coding sequence ATGACCATCCAACGTATCGAAAGCAACCCGCGCCTGAGCCGCAGCGTCGTGCACAACGGCGTGGCCTGGCTCAGCGGCATCGTCGCCGCTGATTGCAGCCAGGACATTCAGGGCCAGACCCGCCAAGTGCTGCAACGGGTCGATGAATTGCTCGCCGCGTCGGGCACGGACAAACGTCGCCTGCTCAGCGTGCAGATCTGGATGAAGGACATGGGCCGCGATTTCGCCGCGATGAACGCGCTGTGGAGCGACTGGGTCGACGCCGCGAACACCCCCGCGCGGGCTACCGCGCAAGTGGCCTTTGATGACCCGCAGATCCTGCTGGAACTCATCGTCACCGCAGCGGTGTAG
- a CDS encoding four-helix bundle copper-binding protein, which yields MNSRYQACIDECLACAMTCEACASACLQEENVQMMARCIELDRDCADLCRLAATLMQRDSRVATDLCIVCASICRACGEECAKHEAGHCQDCAKACQSCAEACERMAA from the coding sequence ATGAACAGCCGTTATCAAGCCTGCATCGACGAATGCCTCGCCTGCGCCATGACCTGCGAGGCCTGCGCCAGCGCTTGCCTGCAAGAAGAAAATGTCCAGATGATGGCCCGTTGCATCGAGCTGGACCGTGACTGCGCGGACCTGTGCCGTCTCGCGGCAACGCTGATGCAGCGTGACAGTCGGGTGGCGACGGATCTTTGTATCGTCTGCGCGAGCATCTGCCGTGCCTGCGGCGAAGAATGCGCGAAACATGAAGCGGGCCACTGTCAGGATTGCGCCAAGGCCTGCCAGTCCTGCGCCGAAGCGTGTGAGCGGATGGCCGCCTGA
- a CDS encoding class I SAM-dependent methyltransferase yields the protein MNPQALQTLQSHLLTALESAPDETRRLFHGRGRCWPGLEQITVDWLQGVVLVSLFKEPDPAQLEDLFATLRALAASPAWQHSGAHTLAVQHRYLPDSLTQWLVGEPIDEWTLAEGGLRYRIDLGKKQNNGLFLDMRHGRDWVRAHAQGKRVLNLFAYTCGFSVAAIAGGARHVVNLDMSRAALSRGRDNHRLNGHDLGQVSFLGHDLFKSWGKVINSGPYDLVIIDPPTFQKGSFLLTKDYQRVLRRLPELLTAAGTVLACSNDPATGPDFLIDGVMREAPGLIFEERLPNPPEFPDTDPACGLKAMVFKRKDPAID from the coding sequence ATGAACCCTCAAGCCCTTCAAACATTGCAGAGCCATTTGCTGACGGCGCTGGAATCGGCGCCCGACGAAACCCGTCGCCTGTTCCATGGCCGAGGACGCTGCTGGCCGGGGCTGGAACAGATCACCGTCGACTGGCTGCAAGGCGTCGTGTTGGTCTCGCTGTTCAAGGAACCCGATCCAGCGCAACTGGAGGACCTGTTCGCCACGCTGCGCGCCCTCGCCGCCTCGCCCGCCTGGCAACACAGTGGTGCCCACACCCTCGCGGTGCAACATCGGTACCTGCCCGACAGCCTGACCCAATGGTTGGTGGGCGAACCGATCGATGAATGGACCCTGGCCGAAGGCGGCCTGCGTTATCGGATCGACCTGGGCAAGAAGCAGAACAACGGCCTCTTTCTCGATATGCGCCATGGCCGCGACTGGGTGCGCGCCCACGCCCAAGGCAAGCGCGTGCTCAACCTGTTCGCCTATACCTGCGGCTTCTCGGTGGCGGCCATCGCCGGCGGTGCCCGCCACGTGGTCAACCTGGACATGTCCCGCGCAGCCCTGAGCCGTGGTCGCGACAATCATCGCCTGAACGGCCATGACCTGGGCCAAGTGAGCTTTCTGGGGCACGACCTGTTCAAATCCTGGGGCAAGGTGATCAACAGCGGGCCCTATGACCTGGTCATCATCGACCCGCCTACGTTCCAGAAAGGCAGCTTCCTACTGACCAAGGATTATCAGCGGGTGCTGCGTCGCTTGCCGGAGCTGCTGACCGCCGCAGGTACGGTCCTGGCGTGTAGCAACGACCCGGCGACCGGTCCTGACTTCCTCATCGACGGCGTCATGCGTGAAGCGCCCGGCCTGATATTCGAAGAGCGACTGCCAAATCCTCCGGAATTTCCAGATACAGACCCCGCCTGTGGCTTGAAGGCCATGGTGTTCAAGCGTAAGGACCCGGCCATCGACTGA
- a CDS encoding NAD(P)H-dependent oxidoreductase, translating into MHALIVVAHHDPRSLTHALAQAIGDGITQANRANTFEIADLAAEGFDPRFGLADHAVHRREAMPPADVLAEQARIDRADALVLVYPIYWWSMPALLKGWIDRVFSNGWAFDYKLAESFTQKLQRLRVHLVALGGADADSFQRHGYDQAMITQIDHGIFDYCGARVVSSVRLLESESLDPKAHLQAALALGQRLFPRVEETSHAQVDAECA; encoded by the coding sequence ATGCACGCGCTAATCGTTGTTGCCCACCATGACCCCCGCTCCCTGACCCATGCGCTGGCCCAGGCCATCGGCGACGGGATCACCCAAGCCAACCGCGCCAATACCTTCGAGATTGCCGACCTGGCCGCCGAAGGTTTCGATCCACGCTTTGGCCTCGCCGACCATGCCGTCCACCGCCGCGAGGCCATGCCACCCGCGGATGTGCTGGCTGAACAAGCGAGAATCGACCGGGCCGACGCGCTCGTGCTGGTTTACCCGATCTACTGGTGGTCGATGCCAGCGCTGCTCAAGGGTTGGATTGATCGAGTGTTTTCCAATGGTTGGGCATTTGATTACAAGCTCGCCGAGTCGTTTACCCAGAAGCTCCAGCGATTGCGGGTCCATCTCGTAGCGCTCGGAGGGGCCGATGCCGACAGTTTCCAACGTCATGGCTACGACCAGGCGATGATCACGCAGATCGACCACGGGATTTTCGATTACTGCGGTGCGCGGGTGGTGAGTTCCGTACGCTTGCTGGAATCGGAATCCCTCGATCCGAAAGCCCATTTGCAAGCCGCGCTTGCCCTCGGCCAGCGGCTGTTTCCGAGGGTCGAAGAAACCTCGCACGCGCAGGTCGACGCTGAGTGCGCCTGA